A single window of Pungitius pungitius chromosome 20, fPunPun2.1, whole genome shotgun sequence DNA harbors:
- the LOC134107845 gene encoding leukotriene B4 receptor 1-like, with the protein MPASLQNELNSSFPSNISSSSGDPPLTTWFCTSLIPALVLSLCFLLGVPGNIAVIILRPNWQHLSSLSQSLMLNLAISDLLCLVTLPLWIYTLLYSWTLGLMTCKLLTYVVYCSLYGSVLTVTALSVQRYLQVVKLQKIFSQVGRKRMLVLLWLTAMILSVPPSVFRQLTTEDHLTTCSSQYSSTDQQVAVLLIDSLLGFVSIIVVVFSYISVHRKVNEAALFNNPQTTRLVISVIVTFFVLWMPYLITNMLIVAARPRNDDNMLKSGTYSRRISRTLVFVNSFMNPLLYAFASRNICTVCKKSGT; encoded by the coding sequence ATGCCAGCAAGTCTGCAGAATGAACTCAACTCTTCTTTTCCCTCTAACATCTCTTCCTCGAGTGGAGATCCACCTCTTACTACCTGGTTCTGCACTAGTCTGATCCCCGCGTTGGTGCTgtccctctgcttcctgctcggAGTACCTGGAAACATCGCTGTGATCATCCTCAGACCAAACTGGCAGCACCTGTCCAGTCTGAGCCAGAGTTTGATGCTGAATTTGGCCATATCAGATCTGCTCTGCCTGGTCACGCTGCCCCTGTGGATTTACACTTTGCTGTACAGCTGGACCTTGGGCCTGATGACTTGTAAGCTCCTGACATATGTGGTGTACTGCAGCCTTTATGGCAGCGTGCTGACCGTGACAGCGCTGAGTGTCCAGCGCTACCTACAGGTGGTGAAGCTGCAGAAAATCTTCAGCCAGGTTGGAAGGAAGAGGATGCTGGTCCTCCTGTGGCTAACTGCGATGATCCTGTCCGTCCCTCCTTCAGTGTTTCGGCAGCTGACCACTGAAGACCACTTGACCACCTGCAGTTCTCAATACTCCTCCACGGACCAGCAGGTGGCTGTGCTGCTGATAGATTCTCTGCTGGGGTTTGTTTCAATAATTGTTGTGGTATTTTCATACATCAGCGTGCACAGAAAAGTGAACGAGGCAGCGCTCTTCAACAACCCACAGACGACCCGACTGGTCATAAGTGTCATTGTGACCTTTTTTGTGCTATGGATGCCGTATCTCATCACAAATATGCTCATTGTTGCAGCTCGTCCACGCAACGATGACAACATGTTGAAGTCTGGCACGTACAGCAGGAGAATAAGTAGAACACTTGTATTTGTAAATAGCTTCATGAATCCACTCCTTTATGCATTTGCTTCCAGAAACATCTGcactgtgtgcaaaaaaagtggAACTTAG
- the LOC134107846 gene encoding leukotriene B4 receptor 1-like gives MFAKSCTGTGSSITRSVYSIRVSCQRVCRMEELNSSVVPSNISSDGHPPLATWVSTSLIPALVLSLCFLLGVPGNIAVIILRPNWQHLSSVSQSLMLNLAISDLLCLVTLPLWIYTLLYSWTLGLVTCKLLTYVVYCSLYGSLLTVTALSVQRYLQVVKLQKIFSQVGRKRMLVLLWLTAMILSVPSLVIRQLITEDHLITCGPHYSSPGQQVAVLLIESLPGFVSIIVVGFSYISLHIKVNEAALFNNPQTTRLVTSIIVTFFVLWMPYHITNMLIVGAISRNDDNMLKSGMYIQSIVGALVFVNSFMNPLLYAFASGNMCTVCKKREHGYCC, from the exons ATGTTCGCCAAGTCTTGT ACTGGCACAGGTTCCTCAATCACTCGCTCAGTGTACAGTATTCGGGTTTCCTGCCAGCGAGTCTGCAGAATGGAAGAACTCAACTCCTCTGTCGTCCCGTCTAACATCTCCTCTGATGGACATCCACCTCTTGCCACCTGGGTCTCCACTAGTCTGATCCCTGCGTTGGTGCTgtccctctgcttcctgctcggAGTACCTGGAAACATTGCTGTGATCATCCTCAGACCAAACTGGCAGCACCTGTCCAGTGTGAGCCAGAGTTTGATGCTGAATTTGGCCATATCAGATCTGCTCTGCCTGGTCACCCTGCCCCTGTGGATTTACACTTTGCTGTACAGCTGGACCTTGGGCCTGGTGACCTGTAAGCTCCTGACATATGTGGTGTACTGCAGCCTTTATGGCAGCCTGCTGACGGTGACGGCGCTGAGTGTCCAGCGCTACCTACAGGTGGTGAAGCTGCAGAAAATCTTCAGTCAGGTTGGAAGGAAGAGGATGCTGGTCCTCCTGTGGCTGACTGCGATGATCCTGTCCGTCCCTTCTTTAGTGATTCGACAGCTGATCACCGAAGACCACTTGATCACCTGTGGTCCTCACTACTCCTCCCCGGGCCAGCAGGTGGCTGTGCTGCTGATAGAGTCTCTGCCGGGGTTTGTTTCAATAATTGTTGTGGGATTTTCATACATCAGCCTCCACATAAAAGTAAACGAGGCAGCGCTCTTCAACAACCCACAGACGACCCGTCTGGTCACAAGTATCATCGTGACCTTTTTTGTGCTATGGATGCCGTATCACATCACAAATATGCTCATTGTTGGAGCTATTTCACGCAACGATGACAACATGTTGAAGTCTGGTATGTACATCCAAAGCATTGTTGGAGcacttgtttttgtaaatagctTCATGAATCCACTCCTTTATGCATTTGCTTCTGGAAACATGTGcactgtgtgcaaaaaaagggaacatGGATACTGTTGTTAA
- the LOC134107848 gene encoding leukotriene B4 receptor 1-like, whose amino-acid sequence MEFERYQRVCRMEELNSSFVPSNISSSDKHPLFVAWVPIRLIPALVLSLCFLLGVPGNIAVIILRPNWQHMSSLSQSLMLNLAISDLLCLITLPLWIYTLLYSWTLGLVTCKLLTYVVYCSLYGSVLTVTALSVQRYLQVVKLQKIFSQFGRKRMLVLLWLTAMILSVPSSVFRRLTAEDQWTTCDHDYSSDQQMAVLLTESLSGLVSIIIVGFSYISLHIKVNEAAFFNNPQTTRLVTSIIVTFFVLWMPYLITNMLMVAAISRNNEIWDSLMYSQSIVRALVFVNSFMNPLLYAFASGNMCTVCKKREHGYCC is encoded by the exons ATGGAGTTTGAGAG ATACCAGCGAGTCTGCAGAATGGAAGAACTCAACTCCTCTTTTGTCCCGTCTAACATCTCCTCATCTGATAAACATCCACTTTTTGTCGCCTGGGTCCCCATCAGGCTGATCCCTGCGTTGGTGCTgtccctctgcttcctgctcggAGTACCTGGAAACATCGCTGTGATCATCCTCAGACCAAACTGGCAGCACATGTCCAGTCTGAGCCAGAGTTTGATGCTGAATTTGGCCATATCGGATCTGCTCTGCCTGATCACCCTGCCCCTGTGGATTTACACTTTGCTGTACAGCTGGACCTTGGGCCTGGTGACCTGTAAGCTCCTGACATATGTGGTGTACTGCAGCCTTTATGGCAGCGTGCTGACCGTGACGGCGCTGAGTGTCCAGCGCTACCTACAGGTGGTGAAGCTGCAGAAAATATTCAGTCAGTTTGGAAGGAAGAGGATGCTGGTCCTCCTGTGGCTGACTGCGATGATCCTGTCCGTCCCTTCTTCAGTGTTTCGACGGCTGACCGCTGAAGACCAGTGGACCACCTGCGATCATGACTACTCCTCGGACCAGCAGATGGCTGTGCTGCTGACGGAGTCTCTGTCGGGGTTGGTTTCAATAATTATTGTGGGATTTTCATACATCAGCCTCCACATAAAAGTGAACGAGGCAGCCTTCTTCAACAACCCACAGACGACCCGTCTGGTCACGAGTATCATCGTGACATTTTTTGTGCTATGGATGCCGTATCTCATCACAAATATGCTCATGGTTGCAGCTATTTCACGCAACAACGAGATTTGGGACTCTCTCATGTACAGCCAAAGCATTGTGAGAGcacttgtttttgtaaatagctTCATGAACCCCCTCCTTTATGCATTTGCTTCTGGAAACATGTGcactgtgtgcaaaaaaagggaacatGGATACTGTTGTTAA
- the LOC119195295 gene encoding serine protease 23-like — MQFNLSPCVLLCAAALTLSGASGEDEDSRVHRWTRQRLPVLLDTHTEPLGTPGFSRQEEEEERSWPETLCGIECQSSLPPLDRSEQERTLGYETMHANGARTRTDVSLQGFNKTSAGPPARSPARVRTRRQVYGADGRFVISDSRFITNYPFSTAVRLSTGCSGVLISPKHVLTAAHCIHNGRDYLEGTRSLRVGVMQLRTTGGRRGGRRKGGRKEAGQRAEERIQEEREEPNSLDGDALTGRRGGKGRRRGGGNHEGEDEAGRGSAGGLKGEGAAGKPKSTTRVPRSAEPGKRPAFRWARVRRTRVPQGWIHGSSSTRSVSADYDYALLELKRPLGKKHMVLGVAPSEGPPARVHFSGYDADKSPPDGSGDEKVVYRFCSVSDQSDHLMYQRCDAQPGAAGAGVYLRLRQEVGKGGGKGKWQRRVVGVFSGHRWVEAEGGGRRDFNVAVRITPAKYAQICHWIHGDPELCEEV, encoded by the coding sequence ATGCAATTCAATCTCTCTCCGTGTGTGCTGCTCTGTGCAGCAGCCCTGACCCTCTCCGGAGCTTCGGGTGAAGATGAGGACAGCCGGGTGCACAGGTGGACCAGGCAGCGCCTCCCGGTGCTGctggacacgcacacagagcctCTGGGGACGCCTGGGTTCAgccggcaggaggaggaggaggagagaagctggCCAGAGACACTCTGCGGTATAGAGTGCCAAAGCAGCCTGCCGCCCCTGGACCGCAGCGAGCAAGAGAGGACTCTGGGATATGAGACCATGCACGCCAACGGCGCGCGCACTCGCACGGATGTCAGTTTGCAAGGCTTTAACAAGACCTCTGCGGGGCCGCCGGCCCGTTCGCCAGCTCGCGTCCGCACAAGACGACAGGTTTATGGGGCGGATGGGCGATTTGTCATCTCTGATTCGCGTTTCATCACAAACTACCCTTTCTCTACCGCCGTGCGCCTCTCCACGGGCTGCTCCGGAGTCCTAATATCCCCCAAACACGTGCTGACAGCGGCACACTGCATCCACAATGGGAGGGACTACCTGGAGGGTACCAGAAGCCTCAGAGTAGGGGTGATGCAGCTGAGGACGAcgggtgggaggagaggagggaggcggaAGGGCGGCAGGAAAGAAGCAGGGCAGAGAGCTGAGGAACGGATccaggaggaaagggaggagccGAATAGCCTGGATGGAGATGCGCTGACGGGGAGACGGGGAGGCAAAGGCAGGAGGCGCGGGGGAGGGAACCACGAGGGGGAGGATGAAGCCGGTCGTGGTAGCGCTGGAGGCCTCaagggagaaggagcagcagggaAACCGAAAAGCACCACCCGTGTGCCGCGTAGTGCTGAGCCCGGGAAGCGGCCCGCCTTCCGTTGGGCCCGGGTCAGACGGACTAGAGTCCCTCAAGGATGGATCCACGGCAGCAGCTCCACGCGCTCGGTGTCCGCCGACTACGATTACGCTCTCCTGGAGCTCAAGCGGCCCCTCGGGAAAAAGCACATGGTGCTCGGAGTGGCCCCCTCTGAAGGCCCCCCTGCACGGGTCCACTTCTCGGGCTATGACGCTGACAAAAGCCCGCCGGATGGGAGCGGCGACGAGAAGGTGGTTTACCGGTTTTGTTCGGTGTCCGACCAGTCGGACCACTTGATGTACCAGCGCTGTGACGCTCAGCCGGGCGCCGCAGGTGCAGGTGTTTACCTGCGCCTGAGGCAGGAAGTGGGAAAGGGCGGCGGGAAAGGGAAGTGGCAGCGGAGGGTGGTTGGGGTGTTTTCAGGCCACCGCTGggtggaggcggagggaggTGGGCGGAGGGACTTCAACGTCGCAGTGAGGATCACCCCAGCCAAATATGCGCAGATCTGTCACTGGATCCATGGAGATCCAGAGCTCTGTGAAGAGGTTTGA
- the LOC119195297 gene encoding leukotriene B4 receptor 1-like: MPASLQNELNSSFPSNISSSSGDPPLTTWFCTSLIPALVLSLCFLLGVPGNIAVIILRPNWQHLSSLSQSLMLNLAISDLLCLITLPLWIYMLLYSWTFGLVTCKLLTYVVYCSLYGSVLTVTALSVQRYLQVVKLQKIFSQVGRKRMLVLLWLTAMILSVPPSVFRQLTTEDHLTTCSSHFSSTDQQVAVLLIDSLLGFVSIIVVVFSYISVHRKVNEAALFNNPQTTRLVISIIVTFFVLWMPYLITNMLIVAARPRNDDNMLKSGTYSRRISRTLVFVNSFMNPLLYAFASRNICTVCKKSGT; the protein is encoded by the coding sequence ATGCCAGCAAGTCTGCAGAATGAACTCAACTCTTCTTTTCCCTCTAACATCTCTTCCTCGAGTGGAGATCCACCTCTTACTACCTGGTTCTGCACTAGTCTGATCCCCGCGTTGGTGCTgtccctctgcttcctgctcggAGTACCTGGAAACATCGCTGTGATCATCCTCAGACCAAACTGGCAGCACCTGTCCAGTCTGAGCCAGAGTTTGATGCTGAATTTGGCCATATCAGATCTGCTCTGCCTGATCACCCTGCCCCTGTGGATTTACATGTTGCTGTACAGCTGGACCTTCGGCCTGGTGACCTGTAAGCTCCTGACATATGTGGTGTACTGCAGCCTTTATGGCAGCGTGCTGACCGTGACGGCGCTGAGTGTCCAGCGCTACCTACAGGTGGTGAAGCTGCAGAAAATCTTCAGCCAGGTTGGAAGGAAGAGGATGCTGGTCCTCCTGTGGCTGACTGCGATGATCCTGTCCGTCCCTCCTTCAGTGTTTCGGCAGCTGACCACTGAAGACCACTTGACCACCTGCAGTTCTCACTTCTCCTCCACGGACCAGCAGGTGGCTGTGCTGCTGATAGATTCTCTGCTGGGGTTTGTTTCAATAATTGTTGTGGTATTTTCATACATCAGCGTGCACAGAAAAGTGAACGAGGCAGCGCTCTTCAACAACCCACAGACGACCCGACTGGTCATAAGTATCATTGTGACCTTTTTTGTGCTATGGATGCCGTATCTCATCACAAATATGCTCATTGTTGCAGCTCGTCCACGCAACGATGACAACATGTTGAAGTCTGGCACGTACAGCAGGAGAATAAGTAGAACACTTGTATTTGTAAATAGCTTCATGAATCCACTCCTTTATGCATTTGCTTCCAGAAACATCTGcactgtgtgcaaaaaaagtggAACTTAG
- the LOC119195298 gene encoding leukotriene B4 receptor 1-like yields the protein MCNTKIELVYSIRVSCQQVCSMEGLNSSVVPSNISSDGHPPLATWVSTRLIPALVLSLCFLLGVPGNIAVIILRPNWQHLSSLSQSLMLNLAISDLLCLVTLPLWIYTLLYNWTLGLVTCKLLTYVMYCSLYGSLLTVTALSVQRYLQVVKLQKIFSQVGRKRMLVLLWLTAMILSVPSLVIRQLITEDHLITCGPHYSSPGQQVAVLLIESLPGFVSIIVVGFSYISLHIKVNEAALFNNPQTTRLVTSIIVTFFVLWMPYHITNMLIVGAISRNDDNMLKSGMYIQSIVGALVFVNSFMNPLLYAFASGNMCTVCKKREHGYCC from the exons ATGTGCAATACCAAAATAGAGCTTG TGTACAGTATTCGGGTTTCCTGCCAGCAAGTCTGCAGCATGGAAGGACTCAACTCCTCTGTCGTCCCGTCTAACATCTCCTCTGATGGACATCCACCTCTTGCCACCTGGGTCTCCACTAGGCTGATCCCTGCATTGGTGCTgtccctctgcttcctgctcggAGTACCTGGAAACATCGCTGTGATCATCCTCAGACCAAACTGGCAGCACCTGTCCAGTCTGAGCCAGAGTTTGATGCTGAATTTGGCCATATCAGATCTGCTCTGCCTGGTCACCCTGCCCCTGTGGATTTACACTTTGCTGTACAACTGGACCTTGGGCCTGGTGACCTGTAAGCTCTTGACATATGTGATGTACTGCAGCCTTTATGGCAGCCTGCTGACGGTGACGGCGCTGAGTGTCCAGCGCTACCTACAGGTGGTGAAGCTGCAGAAAATCTTCAGTCAGGTTGGAAGGAAGAGGATGCTGGTCCTCCTGTGGCTGACTGCGATGATCCTGTCCGTCCCTTCTTTAGTGATTCGACAGCTGATCACCGAAGACCACTTGATCACCTGTGGTCCTCACTACTCCTCCCCGGGCCAGCAGGTGGCTGTGCTGCTGATAGAGTCTCTGCCGGGGTTTGTTTCAATAATTGTTGTGGGATTTTCATACATCAGCCTCCACATAAAAGTAAACGAGGCAGCGCTCTTCAACAACCCACAGACGACCCGTCTGGTCACAAGTATCATCGTGACCTTTTTTGTGCTATGGATGCCGTATCACATCACAAATATGCTCATTGTTGGAGCTATTTCACGCAACGATGACAACATGTTGAAGTCTGGTATGTACATCCAAAGCATTGTTGGAGcacttgtttttgtaaatagctTCATGAATCCACTCCTTTATGCATTTGCTTCTGGAAACATGTGcactgtgtgcaaaaaaagggaacatGGATACTGTTGTTAA
- the LOC134107849 gene encoding leukotriene B4 receptor 1-like has translation MNEEDSITETRYQRVCSMEGLNSSVIPSNISSDGDPPLATWFCIRLIPALVLSLCFLLGVPGNIAVIILRPNWQHLSSLSQSLMLNLAISDLLCLVTLPLWIYTLLYSWTLGLVTCKLLTYVVYCSLYGSVLTVTALSVQRYLQVVKLQKIFSQVGRKRMLVLLWLTAMILSVPALVIRELTTEYHWTSCSSHYSSTDQLVAVLLIESLPGFVSIIVVVFSYISLHIKVNEAALFNNPQTTRLVTSIIVTFFVLWMPYHITNMLMVAAISRNDDNMLKSCTYSRTISRALVFVNSFMNPLLYAFASRKISNACKTRGT, from the exons ATGAATGAAG AGGACAGTATAACAGAGACCAGATACCAGCGAGTTTGCAGCATGGAAGGACTCAACTCCTCTGTCATCCCGTCTAACATCTCCTCTGATGGAGATCCACCTCTTGCCACCTGGTTCTGCATCAGGCTGATCCCTGCGTTGGTGCTgtccctctgcttcctgctcggAGTACCTGGAAACATCGCTGTGATCATCCTCAGACCAAACTGGCAGCACCTGTCCAGTCTGAGCCAGAGTTTGATGCTGAATTTGGCCATATCAGATCTGCTCTGCCTGGTCACCCTGCCCCTGTGGATTTACACTTTGCTGTACAGCTGGACCTTGGGCCTGGTGACCTGTAAGCTCCTGACATATGTGGTGTACTGCAGCCTTTATGGCAGCGTGCTGACCGTGACGGCGCTGAGTGTCCAGCGCTACCTACAGGTGGTGAAGCTGCAGAAAATCTTCAGCCAGGTTGGAAGGAAGAGGATGCTGGTCCTCCTGTGGCTGACTGCGATGATCCTGTCCGTCCCTGCTTTAGTGATTCGAGAGCTGACCACTGAATACCACTGGACCAGCTGCAGTTCTCACTACTCCTCCACGGACCAGCTGGTGGCTGTGCTGCTGATAGAGTCTCTGCCGGGGTTTGTTTCAATAATTGTTGTGGTATTTTCATACATCAGCCTCCACATAAAAGTGAACGAGGCAGCGCTCTTCAACAACCCACAGACGACCCGTCTGGTCACAAGTATCATCGTGACCTTTTTTGTGCTATGGATGCCGTATCACATCACAAATATGCTCATGGTTGCAGCTATTTCACGCAACGATGACAACATGTTGAAGTCTTGCACGTACAGCCGGACAATAAGTAGAGCACTTGTATTTGTGAATAGCTTTATGAATCCACTCCTTTATGCATTTGCTTCTAGAAAAATCTCCAATGCGTGCAAAACAAGGGGAACTTAG